The Pecten maximus chromosome 11, xPecMax1.1, whole genome shotgun sequence genome has a segment encoding these proteins:
- the LOC117337967 gene encoding acid phosphatase type 7-like, with the protein MRKETIVTILFVCTVGPVLGKISQIHLSFGSTIDVMKVTWSTDDDVVCHVEYWAIYEERMRVKASQSELLTDNWKAMKYIHMAEMLGLSPRQSYTYKLICTNETSENWTFTTQPRTPDRPVKFLVYGDMGYNHGRKTVEVLKEDVALEKYDAICHVGDIAYDMETDGGLNGDNFMELIQPVAARVPYMTSPGNHELTNSLHHYRTRFSMPGVSWPMPLDRLWYSYNVGPVHFISFSSEVYFIDNAYYVCTQFYWLLEDLIKANQNRDKQPWIVAMGHRPMYCSNHDVDDCTGRIFGHLVKNGLEDLFYAQGVDLILQAHEHSYERLWPVYKNRVVAKNYNHPQAPVHIISGAAGSGEGADPMGDRGPWSAFASAEGSLNSFGRLHVYNSSHLYFEQVKVKDGQPLDSVWVVQSRHGPNVPNLNCNSKDAHYSCTCPQPFRYLTVIIVSSAVLFIILSTCVYCCCMWRKNKRPICFRFCCPDPHPFHVRLLNIEEDDDFVI; encoded by the exons ATGAGGAAGGAGACGATCGTGACGATTCTATTTGTATGTACTG TTGGACCCGTTTTGGGGAAAATCTCTCAGATCCACTTGAGCTTCGGCTCAACGATTGACGTCATGAAAGTCACGTGGTCAACCGATGACGATGTCGTATGTCATGTGGAATATTGGGCAATTTATGAAGAACGCATGCGCGTAAAAGCCAGCCAATCAGAGTTGCTTACGGACAATTGGAAAGCgatgaaatatatacacatggCCGAAATGCTG GGCCTGTCACCTCGTCAAAGCTACACATATAAACTGATCTGTACTAACGAAACGAGCGAGAATTGGACCTTTACGACGCAACCTCGGACACCT GATCGACCCGTAAAGTTCCTCGTTTACGGAGATATGGGGTACAACCATGGCCGGAAAACGGTTGAAGTTCTAAAAGAGGATGTGGCATTAGAAAAATATGACGCTATTTGTCACGTAGGTGATATTGCCTACGACATGGAGACTGACGGAGGTTTG AATGGCGACAACTTCATGGAACTGATCCAGCCAGTAGCAGCTCGCGTACCATACATGACGTCACCCGGAAATCACG AACTGACCAATAGTCTACATCACTACCGGACTCGATTCTCCATGCCGGGTGTCAGCTGGCCAATGCCCCTTGACCGTTTGTGGTACAGTTACAATGTAGGACCTGTCCATTTCATCAG TTTCTCTTCGGAAGTCTATTTCATTGACAACGCCTACTATGTGTGTACGCAATTCTATTGGCTATTGGAGGATTTAATAAAAGCCAATCAAAACAGAGACAAACAGCCATGGATAGTCGCGATGGGTCATAGACCGATGTACTGTTCAAACCACGACGTGGACGATTGCACTGGCCGGATATTCGGTCATCTGGTCAAAAATGG ACTTGAAGATCTGTTTTACGCACAAGGCGTTGACCTAATACTACAAGCACATGAGCATTCGTATGAACGTCTTTGGCCCGTTTACAAGAACAGAGTGGTTGCCAAGAACTACAATCACCCACAAGCCCCAGTACATATCATTTCCGGTGCCGCCGGAAGTGGCGAAGGAGCAGATCCTATGGGCGATAGAG GACCATGGTCAGCTTTTGCATCAGCCGAAGGTAGTCTAAATTCGTTCGGACGTCTTCACGTGTACAATTCCAGCCATCTCTATTTCGAGCAAGTGAAGGTCAAAGATGGACAGCCACTGGACAGTGTATGGGTTGTCCAGTCCCGTCACGGACCTAACGTACCGAATCTGAACTGCAATAGTAAGGATGCGCACTATTCATGCACGTGTCCACAGCCGTTTCGTTATCTGACGGTGATTATTGTGAGCTCAGCAGTTCTCTTTATCATCCTCTCCACGTGTGTATATTGTTGTTGTATGTGGAGGAAGAACAAGAGACCTATATGTTTCAGATTTTGTTGTCCAGACCCACATCCCTTTCATGTACGCTTGCTTAACATCGAAGAAGACGACGATTTTGTTATCTGA